GCCGGTATGATGGCTATTGTCGGTTTAGATGATGCATCGGTAGAGAAAATATGTGCAGATGCACAGGCTGAGGGTAAAAAAGTATGGCCGGCAAATTACAATCAAGACGGTCAGTTAGTTGTAGCAGGTATGAAAGCAGATTTAGTATCTTTAGAAGATACTTTTAAAGAAGCCGGTGCTAAGAGAGCATTACTATTAAATATGTCTGTAGCATCTCACTGTGAGTTATTATCACCTGCTCAAGAGCCTTTAGCGTCTCTTATGTCAAATATGGTTAATGATAGTTTTGAAGCACCAATCGTATCAAATGTTACGACTAAAAAATATGCCTCAAAAGATGAAGCTGTATCTTTATTAAAAGACCAGTTAATCAAACCTGTAAAATATAAACAATCTATAGAGACTATTGCATCTGAAGTAGATATGGCTATTGAATTTGGTCAAGGTGTGGTATTAAAAGGACTTAACCGTAGAATCGCAAAAGATATGAATACTCTAAATATATCTGATATGGCTTCTCTAGCTAAGGTTAAAGAGGAAGTTTGCAGTTAAATGAGGGTAACCCTAGCTCAAGTATCTCCTAAGTTAAATAGAAGTAATTTAGATGATATTATCACTATTGTTAAAGAATTTAAAAATGATAGTGACATAATAGTTTTTCCCGAGTTATCTCTAAACGGTTATCTTCTGCAAGATAAACTATATGAAGATGCCTGGGATATAAATGAGTTAGACAATTTAAAAGAGTTAAGTAAAAATATAGACATAGTTGTAGGCGCAGCCATGAGAGATGGTGATGCTTTTAGAAATGCAGGACTCTATTTCTCAAAAGCTGAACTCTTATCACAGCATGATAAAGTTCATCTTCCAAACTACGGTATGTTTGAAGAAGCACGTTACTTTAAAGCCGGAAATATTTTTGAGAGTTTTCAATCTACTTTTGGAAAAACATCTATGATAGTTTGCGAGGATATGTGGCATGAAGATGTACATCGTGATCTACAAAAAGAAAACCCTGATTATATAATAGCTTTAGTTGCATCTCCGGCACGTGGATTTTCAGATGATGGTTTAGCAATACAAGATAAATGGTACGATATTTTGAAAAAAGTATCCCTAGAGTGTAATGCTAAAGTTATATTTGTAAATCGTGTAGGTTTTGAAGACGGACTTGGGTTTTGGGGCGGTTCTTGCATCGTTAACAATAATGGAAAGATAATTGAAAAACTTCCGCTTTTTAAAGAAAAAATAAAAACATTTAATATATAGGGAAATAGATATGCAAAAAATAGCAATTATGGGTGCTATGCCTGAAGAGGTAGCTCCGATTTTAGAAAAACTAGGCTCGTATAAAACTACGGAGTATGCAGGAAATAAATATTATGAAGCTTCATATAAAGGTATAGAAGTTGTTGTAGCATACTCAAAAATAGGTAAAGTATTTTCAACTTTAACTGCTACGACAATGATTGAGCATTTTGGGTGTGACAGACTTCTTTTTTCAGGTGTAGCAGGTGCTGTGTCACCTGAGCTTAAAGTCGGAGATTTGGTTGTAGCTACAAAGTTATCTCAACATGATTTAGATATTACAGCTTTTGGACATCCCTATGGGTTTGTACCTGAGGGTGCTGTTTTTGTTGAAGCTGATAAAGATATGATAGAGCTCTCAAAAAAAGTAGCTTCAAAAATGGGTAAAAGTGTTAAAGAGGGGATTATTGCTACAGGTGATCAGTTTGTTGCAAATGAAGAGCGAAAAAACTGGATTTTAGAGACTTTTGACGCCAGTGCATTAGAGATGGAAGGTGGATCTGTCGCCGTTGTTTGTAATGCTTTAAACGTACCGTTTTTTATACTTCGTTCAATTAGTGATGCTGCAGATATGGATGCCAGTTTTTCTTTTGATGAGTTCTTAGAATCAAGTGCAATAATATCTGCCGAGTTTGTTATGAATATGGTCGATGAAATCATTAAAAACTAAAGAATATAAATGTCAAAATCGATAGTACCTTCTAAAAAAATTATGTCAAAACTAGGTAAAACTAATGCCGAGTTTGAGCTAATAGAAGAGGGTGATAAGATACTTGTAGGTCTTAGTGGCGGAAAAGACTCACTTACGATGATTCATGCTATGAAAGAGCAACAGCGTCGTGCTCCTTTTAAATTTGAGTTTATTGCAGTTACTATATCTTACGGTATGGGTGAGAACTATGATGAACTTGCCCGGCATTGTAAGGAATATGATATACCATATGAGATAGTGGATACCCAGACTTATGAATTGGCAAAAGACAAGATACGTAAAAATTCATCTTTTTGCAGTTTTTTTTCACGTATGAGACGCGGTTATCTTTACACGGCTGCATTGGAGCGTGGATGCAATAAGGTTGCACTTGGTCATCATATGGATGATGCCGCAGAAAGCTTTTTTATGAACTTTATTTATAATGGTCAGATGAGGAGTTTGGCACCTAAATATAAGGCTGAGAATTCTCTTATTATAATTCGTCCTCTTATACAGATGCGTGAGCGACAGTTACGTGCATTTGTAGATGACAATGAGTTAAATGCAATTGGTGATGAAGCTTGTCCTGCAATGAGGTTTGATGTTAAAATGCCGCATGCCAGAGCAAGTACTAAAGAGATGCTAAGGGATATGGAAAAAGAATATCCTCAGCTTTTTACATCTTTAAATGCAGCTTTTAAAAATATATCATATGATAGTTTTTTTGATAAAGAAAAATTTTCTATTTAGTATTGCTAAATTTTGAAGTTATTCCTTCTTCTGATTTTTCAATTTGTTCTTGTTTTGATTGAAGTGTCTCATCTTTTAAATTTTGTAAAAAATCGAGTATTCTTGTTTGATAAGCAAGAGTTTCTTCATCTTCTGTTAAAAGACAGATGGGTCTTAATGCGTCAACATCAATTTTTTTGGCATATCTAGGTACTATTTTTAATTCTTTTTGAATATTAGATATTAAAGTATCTATATTAAGCCCATTGTCATCATATACTTTTTTAACTAACTCTTTAGTTGTAAGTACTAGTAAGTTGGCCCTATTTTCATCTTCATACAACTTAAGAGCGTATTCTTTAATTAAGTTATATGCTTCTGCTTCATCATAGACAGTATTTTCAAAAGAAGCTACTATAAGGGCAAAAATTTTTGCACGAAATTCCAATGAACCATGGTGATGAACAAAAATTTCACGGAATGCACTAAAAAAGCGATGCTTAATATTTGATGTATTTGCCATATTTATCTTAACCTAATTTTCAAATTTTACGGGAATTTCAAAATGAAACGTACTCCCTTGACCTTGTTTAGATTCAAATCCGATTTTACCATTTAAAAGCTCTATAATAGATAAAGAAATAAATAAACCCAAACCTGTCCTTGTATCTTCAAAATTTACATTAGATTTATCTCTTATAAAAGGTTTGAAAATATTTTCCTTTTTTGAATCAGGGATACCTATACCGTTATCATCTACATATACCTTTAATAATGAATTTTGAGTATCAAAAACTACTTCAAGTTTTACAGAACCTTCTTTTTCTGTAAACTTTATTGCATTAGTTAAAAGATTTGATATCACTTGAGATAATCTATTTTCATCAGTATCTATGAATTTTGGTAGATTTTTACCGAACTTAATTGAAAAGCGAAGAGATTTTTCTTTTGCTTTTAAACGAAATAGTTCAAAATTTTGCGATAAAAATTCCATAAGATTTATTTTTGTAATATTTATCGAAAAAGTTCCGTTTTGTATACTAGATATATCTGATACGTCTTTTATAATGTTATCTATATTTTTAGCACTATTATGAATCAGTTTTAAATATTGTTCTCTATTATTTGCGTCATATGAGTTTTTCAGTAAAGACTCTGAAAGTTTCAAAACTGCTTTTAGAGGGATTTGCATTTCACTAACCATATGTGATAAAAACTGATCTTTAGAGCTACCATTATCCATATATGCACTTTTTTATTTTTGATATTATAACAAAAATACTTTTAGCTATAGTATTCTTATGGTATTATACGCTATAAATTTTAGATGAGAGATTAAATGTTAATTGAAGAAGATTATGAAAAATTGAAGTTAAGCTTTATAGACTCACAAAGACTATTTGATAAATTAAATCGTGTTGCCGATCAAGCTGAAGAATTGGAGTATGATGAGAGTGGTATGTATGCTGAAGAGGAAGAGACGCTGCAACGCCATTGGTTAAAGTTAAGTGCAAAAATAGTTGATGCATTAAGCGATGCATTAAATGAATATACAATTGAACTGAAAGATATGATATCGTTAGAGAGTAGAGAATTAAATCTAAATCTTATCAAAGCTGAAAATGTTAGTGAAATAAAAGTTGATTATAGTGAAGACGGTGCAATTAGCATCTCTCAAGTTAGTTAGGAGATATTTATGGGTAGAGCGTTTGAATATAGAAAGGCATCAAAGTTAAAAAGATGGGGAGCAATGTCAAAACTGTTTCCAAAACTGGGTAAAGTTATTACAATGGCAGCAAAAGAGGGTGGTGGTGATCCTGATTTAAATCCTAAACTGCGTACGGCTATTTTAAATGCAAAAGCTGAAAATATGCCAAAAGACAATATTGAAGCTGCAATAAAAAGAGCTACTGAAAAAAATGCTGCGGACATGACTGAAGTTACTTTTGAAGGTAAAGCTCCTCATGGTGTACTTATTTTTATAGAGTGTGCTACAGATAACAATACACGAACAGTCGCTAATGTAAAAAGTATATTAAATAAAAATGGCGGAGAGATGCTGACAAACGGTTCACTTGAATTTATGTTTGATAGAAAAGCACTTTTTGAATTTGACTTAAAAGAGGAAATGGATCCGGAAGAGTTAGAGTTAGAACTTATAGATGCAGGACTTGAAGAGATTGAAGTTGAAGAAGGTGAAGTACTGGTTACGGCTGATTATACAAGTTTTGGAACTTTAAATGAAGCTTTAGAAGGTATGGGTGTTGAGATTAAAAAAGCGACATTGGAGCGTATGGCAAATTCACCTGTTAATATAACTGATGAGCAACAAGCTGATATAGATAAAATTTTAGAGCGTTTAGAGGATGATGAAGACGTTCAAAAGGTATTTACAAATATCGCTTAAATGTATTATATAGATAAAATATATACAGATACTTTAGAAGTAAAGCAATCAAAGTTTATTACCTACCTCACACCTTATGCAGAGTTTGAAAAAACTCTTGCAATCTTAAAAGAAGAACATCCTAAAGCAAGACATTTTGTTAGTGCATCTAGATACTTGAATGAGTATAATCAAATAGTAGAAGCTTCAAGTGATGACGGTGAACCAAAAGGAACATCGGGAAAGCCATCTTTAATGGTCTTACAAGGTGCTGATATGATAAATACAGGTGTGATCATTGTAAGATACTTTGGTGGTACAAAACTTGGTACGGGTGGTTTGGTTCGTGCGTATAGCGATGCTGTGAACTTGGTACTTAATGAGTCTCAGTTTTTAGAATATAAAGATGAAATAGTGAAAAATATTAGTTTCTTATACAGCAATGTAGGGAAAGTAGAACATCTATGTATGGAATGTAATATTGATATACTTGATAAAGTTTTTGATACAGATGTAAAATATAAAATAAAATCAACTAAAGAGAATTTAGAAACGTTTATTAAAAAAGCAGATAGACTTATATCTTTATAAGTTTTATCTACCTTGAACAGCATTACCCATATCCCACATAGGCATAAATATACCAAGTGCAAGTAAGATAACCATACTAGCAATCATTAAAAGCATAATAGGTTCAATTGCCGATGATAAATTATCTATAATAGCGTCAAAACGCATTTTATAGTAGTCTGCTACTTTTTGCATCATTTTATCTAAAGCACCACCGTCTTCACCTGCTTTAACCATTTGTATAATCATACTCTCAAAAAGTTTTGTCTCAGCCAAACCGTCATTTAACATAGCACCTTTTTCAACGGAGATTCTAACTTGTTTTAATTTTGATTTTAAAGGTAAGTTATCAATCATGTCTATAGATGTGTCAAGTGCTTCAGCTATTGGGATACCTGCACGTACAAGTTCAGAAAAAACCAGTGTAAATCTATTTAGTGTAGCATACTTAATAATATTTTTTATCAGGTATGTTTTTAATAATAGTTCATGCCAGCCATACCTTATATGTTTGTAGTTATTTATAAGATAGTTGAGTGTAAAAAAGGTTAATATTAGTATGGCCAAAACATAAGGACCGTAATTGTTAAAGAGATGCTCAAGTGTTAATAAAATTTGTGTAGGTAAAGGTAGTTCGGCATTTAACTCTTCAAATATAGCTTTAAATTGTGGTACAACATATGATATCAGTACCGTAAATGCTACAGCCATAGCTATCATAACATTTCTTGGGTATGCCATTGCTTTTTTAAATTTTATGACGTTTGCTCTTATTTCTTCTAGCATATCAGCCAGTGAATTTAGAGCTTCATCTAAATTACCTGTTTTTTCACCGAGTTTTACCATAGCTATTGTAAGGTTTCCAAGCTCAAACCTGAAATTCTCCATAGCTTTAGATAATGAGTTACCGGCATTTATATCATCAGCTAATTTTTCTAGTACGTATGCTAAATTTTGATCAGCCGTAGAAACGGCTACTTCACTTATAGAATCGTGAATAGATATACCGGCATTTGTCATAACTGCCATTTGTCTAATTGCAGCTATTAAAGCATCGGGTTTTACTTTTCGTTTTTTCACATTTTGCAGTAATTCATTTTTTATACGCTTAAACTTTAACTCCAAAGGTTCGGTAGATTCTTCAACTTTTATTAAAAGTCCGGAGTATTTTATTTTTGCTATGTCAGTAGCTTCTTTTCTATCTCTTGCATAGAAACCAAAAATCTGTTTTTTACCTTTAGTAAGCATTGTTGCTTGAAAATAATCCATTATTTAGCCACCCTTAATACTTCTCCAAGACTTGTTATTCCATCAAGTGCTTTTTGAATACCGTTTTCAAATATACCGATAAAACCGTCTTCTACAGCTTGCTTTGTCATATCATCCTTTGAAGCACCTTTAGCTATTAATGATGATAGCTCTTCACTGATATTTAAAACTTCACAAATCATTTCACGTCCTGAAAATCCAGTCTCATTACACTCTTTACATCCTGTTCCAGTATAAAATACTGCATCTTCAGGAATGTACTCATGTAATTCTTCTAATGTTGAAGCAGAAATTTCTTCTTCTGTTTTACAGTTTGTACATATCTTTCTAACAAGTCTCTGTGCTTGTATGGCAACAAGTGCACCTGAAATGAGATAGTGTTGTATACCCATATCTGCCATACGCGGTATTGCAGATATTGAATCATTTGTATGAAGTGTAGATATAACAAGGTGACCTGTTAATGCAGCTTTAATAGCAATTTCAAGTGTTTCTTGATCACGAATCTCACCAATCATGATTTTATCCGGATCTTGACGTAAGATGGAACGCAAAGCATCTGCAAAACCTAAACCTACTTTAGGATTAACTTGAACTTGTTGTATAAGATTCATTCTATACTCAACAGGATCTTCAACCGTAATAACTTTGTCTGCAGGATCTTTTAGCTCATTAAGTGCACCGTAAAGAGTTGTTGTTTTACCGCTTCCCGTAGGACCGGTTACTAATATTATTCCATAAGGAGCAGAGAGACCTTTTAAGAGTTTGTGATAACTCTCAGAATCCATTCCGGCTTCTTCAAGTTTTACAAGTGCTTTTTGTTTATCAAGGATACGCATAACTATTGATTCACCGTAAAGTGTCGGAAGGGTAGATATACGAAAATCATATTCTAAACTTCCAACTTCAGTTGAAAAACGACCGTCCTGAGGTTTTCTCTTTTCAGCTATATCGAGATTGGCAAGTAGTTTCAAACGTGATGTCAAAGGTGCAAATATATCTTTTGGAAAAATAAAAATTTCAGATAATTTACCGTCTATACGTCCGCGAACAGAACAGTTACGTTCACTAGGTTCTATATGTATATCACTTGCACGACCTTTAATACAAGCATTAAGAATTACGTCTATCAGTAGTAAAATAGATGAAGCTTCTTGTTGTTCTTCTATGGAACTTATTGAGTTTAGCTCATCTCTAACTTTTTTTACTAGAACTTTTTCTTTATCTTTTAGTTCAACTTTAAACAGATTATTTTGTATCTGTTTTTTTACTGCAACTTTGAGTTTAACCGGTTTTCTTGGAAAAAGTCTTTGAAGAGATTCTTTAGCTTCTATATCTAGTGGGTCGTTAATAGCAATATATACATTTAAATCATCTGAGTATATTGGTAGGGCATGATATTTTTGCAATTGATGCAGTGGAATTTTATTTGTTAAATCATGATCTATATCTATATCGTCTAAATCTATAAATTCAAGATTAAGACCTTCTGATAATTTTTTTAGTACAATATCTTCTCTGATATAATCATATCCTTCGATTATGGATAAGTCATATACTCCTTTTCTGATTTTATCTACTATAAAACGAACAAGCCTGTCCATAGTCATAAAACCTGATTGTGTAATGTGCTTTAATACAAGCATGGAGTTGACATCTTTTGCTTTGAGTCTGTCAACTTGGCCTTTCATTATAAGACCACTATCAAGTAAATCTTCTGTTATCCTATCCATCTGAAAATACCCCGTTACCAATAAACATGGCGTTGAATTGATATTGTATCAAAATACTCTTCAATTACCATTTTACTTAGTTGCTCATCGTTTATAACATATAATTTATAAGAAACTCTTGGATTCTTTTTATCTGTAAAAATATATAATGTTCTAGCTTCGTGTTCTCCTAGTTCAGAATATAAGTCAAACACTTTTGATAATATATAATCGGTTGAGGGAAGTTTTAACTTAGATAAATTATATCCATCAACTAAAGAGTGGTATAGAAGTTTTTTTTGCATTAAAATAACTGAAAAATAAGCAGAATTTGATCTTGATTCACGAGAAAACTTTAAAAGAGATATTGGAATAGATAAGCGATCTATATAATCAGATTTTAAACAGCTAAAGGCATATAAAGATATAAATTCTTCATCCCTTATATTTTTATCTAACCATTTATGACCTAAAGTACAAGCATCTTCATATTTTTCATTTTGATAATAATTAAATATATCATCTTTAATATCTGCAAATAATAAAGTTGATAAAAGGATTAAAAAAATTATTTTCATCTAAACTTTCCTGATTTTATATCTTCTAACAATACTTTCGCATTACCTGAATGGGAATGTCTGATGTATTTTTTTAAGGTTTTAATTGCTAAATCTTTTTTATTCAATTTAACCAATGATTTTGCAAAAATAATCCAGCTTTGCTCAATTTCGTTATTTATTTCATTTGTAATAAGGGCATAGTTATAGGCTTTTTCATAATCACCGAGTTTATAATATTTTTTAGCAACAAAAAGACTTAGTGCCGGGTTGTTATTTTTTTTGAATCTTTTAATAACGTCTTGAATATCGTTTTGAGTTTCTCT
The genomic region above belongs to Sulfurimonas lithotrophica and contains:
- the fabD gene encoding ACP S-malonyltransferase, whose protein sequence is MKKIAMIFAGQGSQAVGMGKDFYENSELAREMFDKAGERIGVDFKELMFEENDKLSQTAYTQPAILLVQMIAYKLFKQECPDVKAELFLGHSLGEFSALCASGAIDYVDAVELVHKRGAYMQGACEEIEAGMMAIVGLDDASVEKICADAQAEGKKVWPANYNQDGQLVVAGMKADLVSLEDTFKEAGAKRALLLNMSVASHCELLSPAQEPLASLMSNMVNDSFEAPIVSNVTTKKYASKDEAVSLLKDQLIKPVKYKQSIETIASEVDMAIEFGQGVVLKGLNRRIAKDMNTLNISDMASLAKVKEEVCS
- a CDS encoding nitrilase-related carbon-nitrogen hydrolase is translated as MRVTLAQVSPKLNRSNLDDIITIVKEFKNDSDIIVFPELSLNGYLLQDKLYEDAWDINELDNLKELSKNIDIVVGAAMRDGDAFRNAGLYFSKAELLSQHDKVHLPNYGMFEEARYFKAGNIFESFQSTFGKTSMIVCEDMWHEDVHRDLQKENPDYIIALVASPARGFSDDGLAIQDKWYDILKKVSLECNAKVIFVNRVGFEDGLGFWGGSCIVNNNGKIIEKLPLFKEKIKTFNI
- a CDS encoding 5'-methylthioadenosine/adenosylhomocysteine nucleosidase, which encodes MQKIAIMGAMPEEVAPILEKLGSYKTTEYAGNKYYEASYKGIEVVVAYSKIGKVFSTLTATTMIEHFGCDRLLFSGVAGAVSPELKVGDLVVATKLSQHDLDITAFGHPYGFVPEGAVFVEADKDMIELSKKVASKMGKSVKEGIIATGDQFVANEERKNWILETFDASALEMEGGSVAVVCNALNVPFFILRSISDAADMDASFSFDEFLESSAIISAEFVMNMVDEIIKN
- a CDS encoding tRNA 2-thiocytidine biosynthesis TtcA family protein, with the protein product MSKSIVPSKKIMSKLGKTNAEFELIEEGDKILVGLSGGKDSLTMIHAMKEQQRRAPFKFEFIAVTISYGMGENYDELARHCKEYDIPYEIVDTQTYELAKDKIRKNSSFCSFFSRMRRGYLYTAALERGCNKVALGHHMDDAAESFFMNFIYNGQMRSLAPKYKAENSLIIIRPLIQMRERQLRAFVDDNELNAIGDEACPAMRFDVKMPHARASTKEMLRDMEKEYPQLFTSLNAAFKNISYDSFFDKEKFSI
- a CDS encoding sensor histidine kinase, giving the protein MDNGSSKDQFLSHMVSEMQIPLKAVLKLSESLLKNSYDANNREQYLKLIHNSAKNIDNIIKDVSDISSIQNGTFSINITKINLMEFLSQNFELFRLKAKEKSLRFSIKFGKNLPKFIDTDENRLSQVISNLLTNAIKFTEKEGSVKLEVVFDTQNSLLKVYVDDNGIGIPDSKKENIFKPFIRDKSNVNFEDTRTGLGLFISLSIIELLNGKIGFESKQGQGSTFHFEIPVKFEN
- a CDS encoding YebC/PmpR family DNA-binding transcriptional regulator, with the protein product MGRAFEYRKASKLKRWGAMSKLFPKLGKVITMAAKEGGGDPDLNPKLRTAILNAKAENMPKDNIEAAIKRATEKNAADMTEVTFEGKAPHGVLIFIECATDNNTRTVANVKSILNKNGGEMLTNGSLEFMFDRKALFEFDLKEEMDPEELELELIDAGLEEIEVEEGEVLVTADYTSFGTLNEALEGMGVEIKKATLERMANSPVNITDEQQADIDKILERLEDDEDVQKVFTNIA
- a CDS encoding YigZ family protein gives rise to the protein MYYIDKIYTDTLEVKQSKFITYLTPYAEFEKTLAILKEEHPKARHFVSASRYLNEYNQIVEASSDDGEPKGTSGKPSLMVLQGADMINTGVIIVRYFGGTKLGTGGLVRAYSDAVNLVLNESQFLEYKDEIVKNISFLYSNVGKVEHLCMECNIDILDKVFDTDVKYKIKSTKENLETFIKKADRLISL
- a CDS encoding type II secretion system F family protein → MDYFQATMLTKGKKQIFGFYARDRKEATDIAKIKYSGLLIKVEESTEPLELKFKRIKNELLQNVKKRKVKPDALIAAIRQMAVMTNAGISIHDSISEVAVSTADQNLAYVLEKLADDINAGNSLSKAMENFRFELGNLTIAMVKLGEKTGNLDEALNSLADMLEEIRANVIKFKKAMAYPRNVMIAMAVAFTVLISYVVPQFKAIFEELNAELPLPTQILLTLEHLFNNYGPYVLAILILTFFTLNYLINNYKHIRYGWHELLLKTYLIKNIIKYATLNRFTLVFSELVRAGIPIAEALDTSIDMIDNLPLKSKLKQVRISVEKGAMLNDGLAETKLFESMIIQMVKAGEDGGALDKMMQKVADYYKMRFDAIIDNLSSAIEPIMLLMIASMVILLALGIFMPMWDMGNAVQGR
- a CDS encoding GspE/PulE family protein, with the translated sequence MDRITEDLLDSGLIMKGQVDRLKAKDVNSMLVLKHITQSGFMTMDRLVRFIVDKIRKGVYDLSIIEGYDYIREDIVLKKLSEGLNLEFIDLDDIDIDHDLTNKIPLHQLQKYHALPIYSDDLNVYIAINDPLDIEAKESLQRLFPRKPVKLKVAVKKQIQNNLFKVELKDKEKVLVKKVRDELNSISSIEEQQEASSILLLIDVILNACIKGRASDIHIEPSERNCSVRGRIDGKLSEIFIFPKDIFAPLTSRLKLLANLDIAEKRKPQDGRFSTEVGSLEYDFRISTLPTLYGESIVMRILDKQKALVKLEEAGMDSESYHKLLKGLSAPYGIILVTGPTGSGKTTTLYGALNELKDPADKVITVEDPVEYRMNLIQQVQVNPKVGLGFADALRSILRQDPDKIMIGEIRDQETLEIAIKAALTGHLVISTLHTNDSISAIPRMADMGIQHYLISGALVAIQAQRLVRKICTNCKTEEEISASTLEELHEYIPEDAVFYTGTGCKECNETGFSGREMICEVLNISEELSSLIAKGASKDDMTKQAVEDGFIGIFENGIQKALDGITSLGEVLRVAK